The Thermococcus henrietii genome segment CGGAATCAAAAACGTCAAGCTGGTTCACGCGGACGGGCAGAGCTTTAAGGACAAGGCCAAGTTCGATAGGGTAATCCTCGACGCGCCGTGCTCGAGCTCGGGGACCTATCGGCAGTTCCCCGAAGTTAAGTGGCGCTTCGACGAGAACAAGATTAAGCGCATAATAAGCGTCCAGAGGAACATGCTCCGCAACGCCCACGAGAACCTCCGTGGTGGAGGAGAGATGACCTACTCAACGTGCTCAATCAGGATTGATGAAGACGAGGAGAACGTCCTCTTCGCCGTCGAGAGGGTTGGACTGGAGCTTCTCCCCCACGATTTCAGCTGGGGCGATAGGGGCTTCCTCGAAATCGGCGATAAAGTCTTCCGCGCGTGGACGCACAGGCACGACTGCAACAGCTTCTTCATAGCGAAGATGGGAAAGGGTTAAACCAACGGCTTCCTCCTCACAGGTCCCCTCGGGTACTCCTCCTCGAAAATCTCAGCGGTGAAGCGGTAGACCTTTGTATCCGGGTCGAGCCAGCAGTCCGGTGGCAGGCCGGCCTTCCAGCAGGTCTGGGCCAGGAATTCTTCCTCGTCCCAGCCCCACTCTATCGGCACCTGCGGGAGCAGTAAGCCCGAGTAGATGCCCTTCTCGATTATCAGGCCGTCCCTGCCGACCTTTATCTTCCTCGGCCTCTCCTCTGGTGAGCCTTCGATTAGTTCTGGCGGAGTTAGAACGCTCACCTCAATTACCAGGTCATCGAGCTCGCTCTCCCTCACCGGCGGGAAGCGCGGGTCTTCCACGGCCGCGTGGATTGCCGCCTTAATCGTCGCCTCGACCAGCGGGTAAATCGGCAGGGGGAAGCCTATGCATCCCCGGAGCGCCATCTGTGGCGGGACGTTGTGGCGGTTGAGGGTCACGAAGACGCCCATCTTTTCCCAGAGCTCCGGCGGTGTGTCCTCTGGAGGTTCGATGACCCTCCCGTTCCTCACGTACTCCTCGATGGCTTTCCTCGCGAGCCTGACGAGGAACTCGCCCCACTCGTCCTTAATCCTGTACATGGTTCCCACCCGTTAAAATTACCTCTCGTTAGTTTATTAACCTATCGCAACCCTTAAATTACTTCGTGAGGAGATTAAGGCGGTGTCGGGAATGGTCATCGTCGAGTTCGTGGTGGTTCCCCTTGGGGAAAAGAGCCTGAGCAGGTACGTCGCCGAGGTGATAAAGCTTTTAGAGAGGAAGGGCGTTAAATATCAGTTGACCCCGATGGCCACAATCATCGAGACTGACACCGTTGGGGAGGCTTTTGAAATAATCGAAGAGGCTCACGAGCTCATGTTCAAGCTCGGCGCCGAGAGGGTCTCGACGACGGTGAGAATAGACGACAGACGCGATAAAGAGCGGCACATGGAGGACAAGGTTAAATCCGTCCTCGAAAAGGTTGGAGAGGTGCGAGGATGAGGGTTCTCGTTCTGGCGATAGACAGGGACGACGACTTTGGCAAGAAGGCGGGCGTTAAGGGTCCGGTCATAGGGCGAGAGGCCTGTATAGACGCCGCCCTAAAGCTCAGCCTGGCCGACCCGGAG includes the following:
- a CDS encoding TIGR00296 family protein, translating into MYRIKDEWGEFLVRLARKAIEEYVRNGRVIEPPEDTPPELWEKMGVFVTLNRHNVPPQMALRGCIGFPLPIYPLVEATIKAAIHAAVEDPRFPPVRESELDDLVIEVSVLTPPELIEGSPEERPRKIKVGRDGLIIEKGIYSGLLLPQVPIEWGWDEEEFLAQTCWKAGLPPDCWLDPDTKVYRFTAEIFEEEYPRGPVRRKPLV
- a CDS encoding MTH1187 family thiamine-binding protein, with the protein product MVIVEFVVVPLGEKSLSRYVAEVIKLLERKGVKYQLTPMATIIETDTVGEAFEIIEEAHELMFKLGAERVSTTVRIDDRRDKERHMEDKVKSVLEKVGEVRG